The region tcaaggaagaagaGATGTTCAGGCATAGTATTCCTCTATAGTTATTAAGTGTAAGACAAAGGTTGTTtaagcatgcaatcctatttgaacgagaggtttccagaattatactatACCTTGATTTCTTAGGAGAAGTGTAAttaaataggtgcagagctaatACAGACATCCACTTAATTGCATTAACATTCTATGAAACCTTAATGTGAGTTAATGACAATcttttaagtagataatctttCCCGTAGAGAGAAATTATCCTGAATAtgaatacagagtagagatgcgatttctcctaaaatccaaagagcatggagattatcactaacccaTTCaaaaggattgtgggagacgAAGTCTAAAAAGTACCCTAACCAGAGATGTACTCACTATTCTCTCGAATTACAGCATGTGTATgctaggtgagaatttcttctcacCATATAGCAcaccaaacatgatagctagggctttcgcctagttaaaaaccaagcattcaaacacgcaattagattcaaatagaaatatgattgcaattaagaaaataattaaggaattaaagatccaacaaccaatgtcaaaagtataaaccatagagttcaactatgcctaaacatctacaaattagctctctgttaatggagggcaagcatccaagatacaaataataggagaaaacatgaaagccgtcaaaacccccttctcaatcatgccaatgAAGGATTATCGGAGAAgtcctaggaaagcttccacgcacgaTCTTTAATCCCTTTGAATGTTGATCTGAAGCATCTTTCaatgccctaaaaattctcataagttctatttatacacGACTTCTTATGGGGATAAGAATGTGTCTGTAGGGAGTTGGAGATAGATCAAAATGCCTTCTATTTATGTTACGATCCAACATATGGCAGTAAGCGATAGATCGTAAGcttcacttgttctatttcatgCGATTACCCTTACGGTTGTAAGTTTTAGCCGTACGCTCATTTGGATGATTTTTACAGGCATTCCTATGGGCGTAGGCCTTGCCCATAGGATGTGTTTGGTAGGTGGAAAAGTGGTTTCTTTTCTGGAAAATTTTATCAAGGGAAGGACTTTCCTATGTTTGGTTGGCCTTTTTCATTGGAAAGTTACATTATGATGGGAAACTCATTCCCtcaaattaatggaaaataattcCCACAAGTTATGGATGGAAAGTTAGTTTCCCATGGCAAAGGAATGTGACTATATAATGTAATGAAAAGAATACCCTTGACTTTAGCTTGTTGAGAGAATTGATCATTGTCCAAACCCTTGGCCCATTGGTTGCGCATCTCCTTCTCCCGATTGTTGTCACCGCGCATCTCCAGATCTCCTTCTATGATCTCTCTCTCTAGAAACATCAATGGCAACCAAAAATTCATCTCTTCTCGTACATGATTTCTATATTGTCTCAACTGTCTAGATCTTGTTTTGTTGTGATATGGTTCATGGTGTTTTGTGATTTATTGGTGGTGGTTGTGATTTTGTTAGTAAGATTTGCTTAATTATATGCCATTTTGTTGTGATATAGTGTTTTGTGATTGATTGGTGGTTGTGATTTTGTTAGTAAGATATAACtaaattttgttgcaaatatAACAAATGATGCTaggcctaacatatatacattttgGTCCTTCGCATTTAAGTTGGATAAtttggtaataataataataataataataataataataataataataataataataataataataataataataataataataatatatacgtATGTTGTAACTCAAACTTGCATGAATAACAAGTTGAAGACTTTGAAAGCACATATTAATTCAAGAAGGCAAATTATATATTAACAACTAAAGACACTTGCAATAGGAATCAAACAGACTGATATCTTAGAGACTAAATGATCACATCATATTAATAAATCTCAAGTAACAAATTAGTCATGAGCTTAGAATTTGGTAGTAGCTAATTGCTGTGGGATTAATAAGTTTGGTATCTTGTGCTTCTTTGGCATCATataaatactatatttgaaaTGCTATTACAACAGAAActgaaaatatggaattattTGGTTATGAATATGCCAAAATGTTGTGAATTGCTTTTACAACTGGAATTAATTGCGATGATAAAGttcattaattgaattaattgtGGATaataaagatgaaataaaaatatgaatccTGAATCCtgaatttgaattaattttgttaagtgactgaaaagattaaattaattgaaaaaaagctATAAAAGATGGAATAAAAATCTGAATCTTGAAATTGAATTGATTGTATATGATaaagtttattaaaataataaagtaatatTTCATCTAGAAAATAAAACCCAACTATAGATATCACTCTTGTTATATATCACTTTAATTAAATGTGGTTATTATGCTGTGCAATTTACTTGTTTAATActttattatattgttaattaattatgttttaatttattggtCAAGGAAAAATGGGCGCTTGCAATGATGAAGATTTGTTAATCGTGATTTATTCTTTGATGGCATGGTACTATAGGCTTAAAATAATGCCATAAAATGTAAGAGAGTGTCATAATCTTATCACAATAAGTAGATTTTGTAGGCAATAAAATTTCAGGAGGATGATATTTGATTCGGACTTGAGACGCATCAAGAACACTAGGATGGATAGGGATGCTTTCTATAAGCTATGTAACATGCTTCAAAGTATTGGCGGACTCTCACCAGCAAAGAATATGGATATTGAAGAAATGGTAGGAATATTTTTGTATGCTATTTCTCATAATGCAAAGAATAGAGTTCTTAAAAGGGAATTTGTGAGGAGTGGTGAAACTGTGAGTAGGCAGTTTGGGAATGTATTGCAGTCTATCCTCAAATTACATGGAATACTATTATAGAAGCCAAAGTTTGTACATGCTGATTCAAATGATGTAAGATGGAAGTGGCTTAAGGtaaaaattagtttattatatacattttattatataataagttATCCttgaaataaaactaaatttatGTCTTTTGTTTAACAATTCAATTGGAATGATAGAATTGTTTCGGTGCTTTGGATGGGACTTACATCAAAGTCAATGCATTAGATAATGGCAAGCCTAGATACCGGAATAGAAAGGGAGACATTGCCACAAATGTCTTAGGGGTTTGTTCACAAGATATGCAGTTCATTTATATCCTACCTGGATGGGAAGGTTCTGCAGCTAACTCTAGGGTTCTTCGAGATGCAATTTCTAGAAGACATGGATTGAAAGTGGCTAAAggtaaataaacatataatatgCAAAGTACTAGTTGATTTAAAGAATCACATATATAGTAATTGTCAAGTTTATCTAAAAATGAATTTTCTAAATGTAGGATTTTTCTACTTATGTGATGCTGGATATAGAAATGGGGAAGGTTTTCTAATTCCATATATAGGGCAATGATACCATTTGAATGAATGGAGGCAAAATCACATCACTCGAAATAAAGAAGAATTCTTCAATTACAAATACTCTCTTGCTAGGAATGCAATTGAAAGATGCTTTGGATTTCTTAAAATGAGATGGAGTATACTTAGGGAGAGATCTTGGTACCCAATGAAAACTAGATATAGAATCATTTTAGCTTGTGCTTTGTTGCATTATCACATTCGAAAAAAAATGACACTTGACGCTCTAGAAGCTGAATTGAGTGAGAGGTTTATGGACTCTGATGCATGTGAAGATGCCAAAATTATCCAATACATTGAGACCTTAGATGTGTGGACTACTTGGAGAGATAATTTGGCTCGAGAAATGTGGACCAAGTGGTTGAGGACATGGAACAATtaggtttatttatatattcacatcCTTTATTATCAAAACTATAATAGtgtattaaataattgaatatggGGTTTGATTATTTGCAATTTCTTGTGATATTATGTTAAGCAATTTCATATGATATTTGTAGTAAAtgattgtatataaatatagacaTTTCTATATGTCTTCATTCTTTTAgtgtcttttttctttttcttggttgtGTGTGCAAATGGATGCTTCTATAAAAAGTGGTAAGAGAAGAACTCATCAATGGaatgttaatgaagatggtATGCTTATACAGTATTGCTTAGATTTGAAAGACAAAGGTGGATGGAATGGAGATAATGGTATATTTAGACCTGGTTATTTGGTGCACCTTGAGAAGACAATGGCAGAGAAGATACCAAACTATCAAATCAAGGGAACTCCACATATTTAATCAAGATTGAAGACTTTGAAGAGACAATATAGGAAAATATCAGAAATGTTAGGTAATGCTGCTTCTGGTTTTGGAAGGGATGATGTGAACAAGTGTGTGACTTGTGATATTGAAGTATGGAATGGATGGGTtaaggtaaattttttttttgttattgtagTTAGcatattttatgtttatgcttattattttatattgaaaaacATTATTGATTAATGTCTATTGTAGTCTCTCCCAGGTGCTGTGGGACTTAGAAATAAGCCATTTTCTTACTTGGACCAATAGGGTCGCCTGCTTGGAAAAGATAAAGCAACCAGAGCTACTGCAGAAGGACTAGTTGAAGCCATAGAGAATATGCAAGTAGAGGAGGCTGCAATTACTTATGTAGAATTTAGTGGGTTAACTTTGGTGGGGATGAGTATGAGTTTGCTAACACTAAATTTCATCTTGATCACATCCAAGAAACAATGTCGACCAGTCAAAATGTTGCAACCAGTCAAAGGGTTCCCAGTAACTCTTCTATTGGCACTACTAGAAGGAATCAAGACACTAATATTGAGTCATCTACTCATAGGAAAAAGGCTAAGACCAAGAATGTAGTGTTGCCTCTACTAGTGGTAATTTTGATGATGTCTTTATCAGTAACATGGAATAAATGAGTAAGATGTATGAGATTACATCAACTGAATTTGGTAGAATGGTTACTTACTTGGTGTCCTTGGCTAATGATGCTGTGTGGAAATGCTAAAGATGCTGAGAAGTTAACTTATATGAAAGCTCAGTTGCATGCAACCATATCTGCCATTGATGGATTAACTGCTGAAGAGGTTATTAAAGCTGGATCCATTATCTCACGTTATGGTGGAAAAATTGATTACTTATATAGCATTCCGGATGAGTTTAAAGCTATTTATATCCGTTGTCTTCTTGCAGGAACAATTTAAATTTGCTGTGTTTTAACTTGTTATAGACAAGTGTGTGAACCATTTTTTTTAGTGGCTAGCACGTTATCGGTCCATTGACTTTTGTTTCGAGTATTGCTATTATGATATAATGTAAGTTATTTTAGATGAATTCTATCATGGAgtgtttaaattaaattatgtattatgataaaaattgaattatgCATTTGATATGCATATTTGTAGTACAGCAGAAAGAATGATTGATTTGAATGTCACAAAGCAGGAAATGAAAGCTGTAAAATTCTTGAGAAGTGGAAATAAAGAATCACAAGCACTGGCAAGTACATGTTGATGGTAATGATGGTTGAgtgtattgttgttgttgttgttgttgttgttgtataaaCTCTttgtttactatatatatatatatatatttgtatacgTGTTCATGTGTAGAGATAACTCAAATTCTTGTATGCAGATGACAAGAAACTTGAAGCCTAATTCTCATGCAAAGCTATCATTAATTTTCATGTGTAAAAGGCCTTGTGAAAGAAATGATGGGACCTGCAacatttacttgtttttaattcaaatgttatccaaaaggtaaatttttattttaaaatattttttaaacaaatatttttactaattatttaacattatgcttaaaaattaatttaacctaaaataagaaataatttttaccattaaatttaaataagaaatattttctatttcaaaaaattaaattgtaaatTACCATAACAaggataatattattttgagataaGAATTGTAATCACCACATTGcatgaaaaatacatataaaaaaataaaaaaacataaaaaaatctaaatggTGGTtagtaacattatttattattttcatatacaaaacatattaatattttaatattaaaaattaatgaaaaattagtgGATAAGTAAAATAACACAAGGGCATTTATGTCATTATGCCAATAGATTCTTAAGAATATCTTTCAATACTAAACATAGAAATATTATTTTCCcatcaatttaatcaaactTTCAAATGCATACCAAACAAAGAAATGTTATTTTCCCATCAGTAACTTTCCCATCAATCAAATTCCATTAAAACATTCCCATGGTAAAGCACCAAACACCCCCATAAGATTCTTTGAATTGGTTATGAATCCCTCTTA is a window of Dioscorea cayenensis subsp. rotundata cultivar TDr96_F1 chromosome 5, TDr96_F1_v2_PseudoChromosome.rev07_lg8_w22 25.fasta, whole genome shotgun sequence DNA encoding:
- the LOC120259953 gene encoding uncharacterized protein LOC120259953, producing the protein MIFDSDLRRIKNTRMDRDAFYKLCNMLQSIGGLSPAKNMDIEEMVGIFLYAISHNAKNRVLKREFVRSGETKPKFVHADSNDVRWKWLKNCFGALDGTYIKVNALDNGKPRYRNRKGDIATNVLGVCSQDMQFIYILPGWEGSAANSRVLRDAISRRHGLKVAKGFFYLCDAGYRNGEDLKDKGGWNGDNGIFRPGYLVHLEKTMAEKIPNYQIKGTPHI